The DNA region ccaccttcttcctccaAAGATCAGGAGGTTTCCCGATGGCGTTGGCGCCACCCCGTAGTTGAAGGAGCCAATGAGGAGCGGTTTGAGCCGCACCCAGTGGTCTGACTGCGCGTCGTACCGCTCGATATCGCAGAAAGGCTCGTACATCCCCAGCAGGGCGTACATGTAGTTGTGGACGGCTGCTAGGCGATGGCTGAACCTGGCGATGGACATGGGCGCCCTTTTCTCCCAAACTCTGCCCTTGAGGTCCCAGCAGAGGACTTCTCTGGTGCTATGCCTGTTTTCGTCCTGGTTGTCGGGGTCATTGCTGCTGTGAATGCAGTCCTGGTTTCCGGGGCGACCACCGGACACGTAGATACGGCCGTGGAGCACAGCGGCGGCGTGTCCGTAGAGCGGGCGAGGCATggccgctcctctcctccacgtTCCTGTGGACAGGTCCAAGGACTCGACCGAAGCCAGGGACACCGGCGCGCTCGCGTGCGTTTGCCGGCCTCCGACGGCGTGAATCACGTCCCCCACCACGCAGCAGCCGAACTGGGCCCGCCTCTCCAGCATGGACGCCACCTGCACCCAGCAGTCAAAGCGAGGATCGTAGCGCCACACCTGATTGGACGCTGCCGCTGTGAAGCACTTCTTCCCGTCATCGTCCCCCTCTTGCACCTCTTCGCCTCCGATCACGAAGAGGAACCCTCCCACCGAGCAGACGCAGTGGTTCCTCAGACGCAGCGGGAGCCGCGAGCTCAGGGCTGAGAACCTCCTGCTCCTGTAATCAAACGCTAGCACCTGCTGGTCAGGCCAGTCGGCGCTGGGccctcctcccaccagcagcacgCGACCGGGCGACGCTCGCAGCGTGGACTGCCTGCTCTGCCTGACGGGCTGCGTTGGAACCACTCGGTGGTACTCCAGAGCCCGAGTCAGCTGGCTTCGTATCAACGGTGTGGCCATGGCTCTGTGATTAAGATGGGCCAGGTCTAAAGCTGAAACTAATCCAAAGCGCAGCCgactcagcagcaggttggacTTCAGCAGCGGGAGGGGTCCGTTTCCATCCAGCCAATCCAGCACCAGCTTCACCAGCTCCATCTCCTTCACGCCAGGTATTTCATGAGCGTCGAGCACCGCCATCAGCGACTGCAAGTTGAGCTCAAGAAGGTCACCCCTGGTTTTCTGCAGCAGTGTCCCCATCTCCATAGCGATGGTCTGATTGGCAGCCTCGAGTGCATCTGGGAGCGCGTGGCGCTCCGCCAGGTTGGCGTACGAGCAGCAGGTGGGGGCGCCCAACCCGTCGATCATGAACCGCTCACATATGGACACGGCCGTCTCCACCTGCAGGTACCTGGCCGACTCCAGGACCATGGGAAGCGTAGGGGGGGATAAGCTGAGCCAGCCTGAGTACAGGAAGTCCAGAACGGCATCTAGGCCCTCGGACGTGAGTGCCGGCAGTCGAACGGAGCCTGCTAATCTCTCCGCAGTAGTGTCTCCAAACAGAGCCCAAAAATACTCGCTGGAGCTGGCCAGAAGGGCGCGATGACATGGGAATGATACACCACCGGCCACGAGGACAACATCGCACATCTTCCCCTCAGAGCGCAGGCGCTGGAAGCCGGAGAGGAGCCCGGTTCTGTGGGCAGAACTGTAGAGGACAGAGTAGCTATCCATCCAAAAGGTACTGTAGGACGCAAGGAGACgctgaaggaaggaaaaaagtGTCCGAACCCTGAaccaggaggcagcagggaggcagaggtggagggaaAAGGGAAAAGGTGGTGTCAAAAAGATTCACAAAAGGATGCTGGACAGGGAGGCAATGATAGAGGAGCAGGACAGTGAAATAGTGAAAGCAGGAGACAGGAAATAACGAAGCAGAAGCTTGTAGAGCAtgtcctcagctct from Betta splendens chromosome 4, fBetSpl5.4, whole genome shotgun sequence includes:
- the LOC114853249 gene encoding kelch-like protein 34, encoding MDSYSVLYSSAHRTGLLSGFQRLRSEGKMCDVVLVAGGVSFPCHRALLASSSEYFWALFGDTTAERLAGSVRLPALTSEGLDAVLDFLYSGWLSLSPPTLPMVLESARYLQVETAVSICERFMIDGLGAPTCCSYANLAERHALPDALEAANQTIAMEMGTLLQKTRGDLLELNLQSLMAVLDAHEIPGVKEMELVKLVLDWLDGNGPLPLLKSNLLLSRLRFGLVSALDLAHLNHRAMATPLIRSQLTRALEYHRVVPTQPVRQSRQSTLRASPGRVLLVGGGPSADWPDQQVLAFDYRSRRFSALSSRLPLRLRNHCVCSVGGFLFVIGGEEVQEGDDDGKKCFTAAASNQVWRYDPRFDCWVQVASMLERRAQFGCCVVGDVIHAVGGRQTHASAPVSLASVESLDLSTGTWRRGAAMPRPLYGHAAAVLHGRIYVSGGRPGNQDCIHSSNDPDNQDENRHSTREVLCWDLKGRVWEKRAPMSIARFSHRLAAVHNYMYALLGMYEPFCDIERYDAQSDHWVRLKPLLIGSFNYGVAPTPSGNLLIFGGRRWSHGQEVIVKTVLEYDPKKDQWREISQLPRPLTGTECTLLPLPD